The following nucleotide sequence is from Tardiphaga sp. 709.
CGATCGGCACCGAGATCGAAAAGCTTCTGATCAATGCGCCACTGCGCCAAGCGATGCGCAAACGCGCCTATGCCAGCAGCCGCTCCATGACCTGGGAACGGACGGCCGATCGATACATGTCCGTTTTCGAGAACGCGGCTCGGCGCCACCGGCTCAAGACCATTGCAAAGTCGGATACGAGTACGCTCCTGCGAGATAGTCGCGCACCTCCCGAGATGCGCATTGGTCACTTCTTGTCGATGTGCGACGATACCGGGCTATTCCAGCATGCGGTCCACTGTGTTCCGGATCGCTTGCATGGCTATTGCATCGACGACAATGCCCGCGCGCTGCTGCTGGCATGCGCATTGAACACGCCGGGGGAACTGCGTCTGTCGGAGGTCCTGACCTCTCGCTTTGCATCTTTCGTCCAGCATGCGTGGAATCCTGAGACGCACCGGTTTCGAAATTTCATGGCTTTCGATCGCAGCTGGCTGGAAGAAAGCGGATCGGAAGACAGTCATGGGCGCACGCTTTGGGCGCTGGGCGTTTGCGCTCTTTCGGATGCAAACCCCTCTCGGCGGACCTGGGCCGCAGCACTCTTTGCCGAGGCTTTACCAAAGGTCGGCGATTTCCTCTCGCCCCGTGCCTGGGCGTTCGTGTTGCTGGGACTCGATGCGTATTGCACGACCGTCACCGACAATAGCCGTGCCAATGCAATCCGGACGATTCTGGCCGACAGGCTCGTCTCGCTTCTTGAGAAAGTCGAGACGAGCGATTGGGTGTGGTTCGAAAACGGACTTTCCTATGACAACGCTAGACTCTGCCAGGCTTTGATTCTCACCGGCACTGCAATGAAACGGCCGGACTATCTCAATGCCGGGCTGAGAAGCCTGCGCTGGCTGTTGACACAGCAGACCTCGGCCAGCGGTCAGTTCAGGCCGGTGGGGACGGAGGGATTTCACGACATCCGGCGCCAGCCGCGCAGCTTCGACCAACAGCCTGTCGAGGCTGCTGCCACCATCGCGGCCAGCCTTGCGGCGTGGCGCGCCGACCAAAACATCGAATGGAAGAGCGAAGCCGCCCGGGTCTTCGCGTGGTTCCTCGGCAGCAATGACCTTTCTATCCCGCTCGTCGATCTTGAGACAGGAAGCTGCCGTGACGGATTGCATCCGGACCGTGCGAATGAGAACCGCGGTGGCGAGTCAGTCGTATCCTACCTGCTCGGACTATCCGAAATTCGGCACATGGCACGTATCGCCGAGGATCAATCCAAGTCCGCGACCCGCGTAGCCTGATCACGGCGCGCTCCCCTCTCAGCAGACAATTGAGATTCCTTTTGCCCTCATCTCCGATACTGAATCGCCAGGCGCTCTATCTCCGGCCCGATGCATCCCGAGTCATCGTACGACCGTTTAAACCAGCAACGGAGCCACGCGATCTCAATCCGACAGATAAAACGCGCGCCAATCATATCGTCGACCGGATTCTTGCGCTCAGTCCCGAGCAGGCAGAACATCAGTTGGCCGACGTGCTTGAAAACTTTCTGGGCCGCCACCGGAATCTGCTTCAGACATTCGAGGCCCGGGCTGACGAAATGGAAGATGCGTTCCACGACCATAGCCGGTTCACGACGATTCAGCGTCAGCTAGTCGGCGCCTATTTCCTGAGTGAATACTCGTTTGAAGCGTCAGCCCTCTTCAATCCGAGCATCGTGCCTCACCCCGATCAGTCGGGAACGACAGCTGGCGCCCTGCGCTTCATCCTCAGCCTGCGCGCAGTCGGTGAAGGCCATGTGTCATCCCTGACATTTCGCACAGGCCTTGTAGATACCGACGGGACCGTCAGCATCGACCCGACCGCACGCCTCGCATCAAATCCGGCAGTTCAACACCTCGGGTCTGGGCCTGGCGGGGAGGATGTCGCCGTCACGTTTCGTAGCAGCGAGGATATCAGCGAGCGGGTCATTTTTCCAATTACGGAGTCGCAATCGAACGGCATCGAGGATGCGCGCTTCGTGAAATTCGAGCATTCCGAGCGAACGGTCTATTACGCGACTTACACGGCCTATAGCGGCAGGGCGATCCGCTCGGAGATCATCGAGACGTCCGACTTCGTCACGTTTCGCTTTTCAGCCCTCAGAGGCAGCGCATCACATAACAAGGGCATGGCACTTTTCCCCCGGAAAATCGACGGGCGGTTCGCGATGATCGCGCGGCAAGACAATGAAAACCTCTACCTGATCTATTCGGATGATCTTTATACATGGGATGGCGGCACGCCGATCCTGAAGCCGGCCGCCCCTTGGGAGTTCATTCAAATTGGCAACTGCGGCTCACCTATCGAATTAGACGAGGGCTGGCTATTGCTGACACACGGTGTCGGCCCGGTCCGCAAATATTCGATAGGAGCAGCACTGCTCGACAAAAATGACCCGACGAAGGTGCTGGGGCGCCTGGACGAACCGCTCCTTCGACCTGCGCCGTCCGAGCGCGAAGGATATGTGCCGAACGTCGTCTATACATGCGGCGCAATGCGGCATGGCGATCAAATTATCTTCCCGTATGCGATTTCGGACAGTTACTCGAACATCGCGACGATCGATATAAGAAGCCTGCTCGCAGCGATGGACAAATAAGAGCTGACTTAGTTTTCCCGTAGATGCAATCGGACGTGGCTTCTCAGCACGCCCAGCTCATCCGTGGTCGGCACCTTTCACCAAACAGCAAATAGAACTCTTGGGAGACGCACAGTGACCGGTGAAAAATCAAGAGCGCTCGTTCTCGGAACGACAGTCTTTTGGAAGAACGATAAGAATGACTTTGGCACCGTGATCGCCAAGGACTGGAGCAGCGTCACGGTCAAATGGGATAGCCGCCCCAGCCAGACAATCATGCACAACGATATGGATAGCTGCACTGCCGCCTGAATTTACTTAGCCCCAACGAGCCTTCCTGACCATCATTCGCGAAAGCCGACGCGACACCAACCAGCCGCTGAACTCATCGCAAAACGCCCGCCGGGACAAGTCCGACGGGCTGCCAGTTATGTGGTCATTTGGGCGACAGCCGGACGCCACCAGACTTGCGGCGCCGGGCAAAAGAGGCCCGATCAGCCAACCCGCAGGTTTTCTGCCGACGTCTTGCCACGGTTAGCCACTTCCTCGAAGCTGACCTTGGCCCCTTCATTCAAAGTGCTCAGCCCCGCCTTCTCGACGGCCGAGATGTGAACAAAGACGTCTTTGCTGCCATCGTCCGGCTGGATAAAGCCGAAGCCCTTCGTCGCATTGAACCATTTTACTACGCCAGTGGTCACTTCAGTTCTCCCGGTTGTCTCTCAACGATAGCAACCCTGAATTCAGGGAGGAGTCAATCAAGCAAACTTCCATCTCCTGAATTGATGCGGCTGTCCGCTGCCAGGACGACGGGTGGCGGTCGTCCGCCCGCGATGCCGCGATGCGACAGCGGCTTTAGGCAACATAATCTCCGGGAATCCCAACCGACGTGCTAATGTCACTGAAGCCCAGTGCGGGCGGAGGACGAAACCATGGCCAAAGGCGAACAACGGAACAATCGTGAAGTAAAGAAACCCAAGAAGGACAAGGCCAAGACAATCGCGGCAGCTCCGACCATGAAGGGCCTAATGCACCCCGAGGCGGAAAAGCCCCGAAAGAAATAGTCGAACAGAGCGCATCGTCAACATAGCTGCGGCATCTGAGGTCACGGGCACCCGGCGCATGGCCATGTGCTCGACCGCGCTATTGCGTTCGCAGCAACCGAGAACCGTCAAGTTCAATCAAAATGTCCAATCCCCTTCCGGGGCGCTCCGACGCGCATCGGCGATCATGCCAGATGGAGCAATCATGACACGTGAAGACCTGGAACTGATCCGTGAGATCGTCCTGCACGGCGGCGCAAAATATACGGCTGGCAATATCGACCGCAGCAAATACCAGCGCCTTGTCGATCTCGGGTGGCTATCGCCCCTCGTCATGAACAAGACAGACATTGCCTATGAGACGACAAAAGCGGGCGAAGTGGCGGCGAGCTGACCCAGCCCCCGGGGAGCGGCTCTAGCCCCGCGCGACGATTTTTCCGGTCGCGAACTGTTCCAAAGCGTAGAGCGCACTTTCCTCATACGTCGCACCCGGCAGCGGTTCTGCGACCACGATCAACTGGCCAATGGTCAATTGAACCATGCCATCCAGGATGTCGTAACTGGCTTCGTACGTCACGCCGGCCAATACCAGTTCGACATAGCCATGCCAGAAACCCTTCAACTCCGACTCCCAACCAGGTCGATAAATGTCTGAAGCTCTGCAGAAAAGCGCTCAGCCTGCCTGGCATCCAGCCATAGTTTTATCGTCGACGTCGCCGACAGGACAAAGGCAACCCCGAAACCGCCCGCATTTGGCACGCACAGCGCCGACCAGCTGTCAGCTTCGCTCACGATCTTCCGTTCGTTGGGAGTTCCCGTTTCCAGAACGTGATTGATCTGGATCTTAAGCTCGATTGCATCGTCGAACGACAGGGAAATCTCCTCTCCGCTGAAGTTCAAAATGAGCCAGCAATCTTTTTGCTTGGATTTAACGTCGGAGGTGAAATTGAAGGGCATGGTGGAACCATGCGCCTATGCCCGTGACGGTCAATCAAATTCGTCGCGACACCATGCGACTTGATGCACAGCCCTTCCGTAGCCGCCTAGCTGCCTGCCGATCGGAAGCAAGTTTCATGTGGCAGCCTAGGTCTGCACGCTTTAACTGGACGTTGCGGTCTCGCATTTGAGTCGCACTGAAGCGTAGACAAAGGGCGATCAAATGGGCGACGGGTGGCAACCAATCAGCACCGCACCGAAGGACGATGAAAGGATCATCGTTGCGGGTGGAACATGGATACGCGGAAACAAGGACAAGCTGCCTCAGGCATTTCCATGCCTCGTCATCTGGGACGAAACCGAGTGGCTCATTTGCGACAATGAAGGGCCGCGAGCGCTCATACGGGGTCCCAAAGTCTGGATGGCAATCCCGCCCGCTGACTTGCCTTCAGCATCGGAACTGCTGAAGACGATCTGACGCATTTCATTAACCATACGATGCTACCCGTCCTGTAGCGCGGATCTTGTCGAGCGCACCGCGCCAACTCTGGAGTCGCAGATGCAGGTCATCGAAATCACGGACCTCGTCGAGGCAAGACGCGCTCGTCTGGCTCAATATCACGGGCTGCCGCGCGCACTTCAGCTGAACGGGCAAACAGTCACGGGATCGGTGAGATCTGTCGTGATGGATGCATCGGCAGCAAAGTGGACTGTAAAGCTCGTTGCAACGCCACCTATCGTTGACAGAAAATATCGTCTGCGCCGCTCAGCCTAGAGCCGGACGCAGACCCGCACGACGACATCCGGCTTTCTTCAGCCCCATCATACCGCAGCCGTATGTATCCCCCCTATTCTCCTGAACCAGCCATCCAAGGCGCGGGCA
It contains:
- a CDS encoding glycoside hydrolase family 130 protein, with translation MPSSPILNRQALYLRPDASRVIVRPFKPATEPRDLNPTDKTRANHIVDRILALSPEQAEHQLADVLENFLGRHRNLLQTFEARADEMEDAFHDHSRFTTIQRQLVGAYFLSEYSFEASALFNPSIVPHPDQSGTTAGALRFILSLRAVGEGHVSSLTFRTGLVDTDGTVSIDPTARLASNPAVQHLGSGPGGEDVAVTFRSSEDISERVIFPITESQSNGIEDARFVKFEHSERTVYYATYTAYSGRAIRSEIIETSDFVTFRFSALRGSASHNKGMALFPRKIDGRFAMIARQDNENLYLIYSDDLYTWDGGTPILKPAAPWEFIQIGNCGSPIELDEGWLLLTHGVGPVRKYSIGAALLDKNDPTKVLGRLDEPLLRPAPSEREGYVPNVVYTCGAMRHGDQIIFPYAISDSYSNIATIDIRSLLAAMDK
- a CDS encoding cold-shock protein gives rise to the protein MTTGVVKWFNATKGFGFIQPDDGSKDVFVHISAVEKAGLSTLNEGAKVSFEEVANRGKTSAENLRVG
- a CDS encoding TenA/THI-4 family protein encodes the protein MTREDLELIREIVLHGGAKYTAGNIDRSKYQRLVDLGWLSPLVMNKTDIAYETTKAGEVAAS